ACGGCGCGGTTTGTCGACAACAAGAAGATTCAGCCGTGAGAGTTCTCAATATCCGGGTGGCGACGAAATCCTTTTCGGCCTTCATCGCCACTGCATCAGCCTCCGCCGCATCCGCGCCGAGACCCCAACGGCTCGGGCAGCGGCAGCCGCCTGGATCTGCAGGCACGACGCCTGAAAGCTTATCGCGGTTGACCTGACAGCATCGTTTCTGGCCACCGTCGCAAGGCGCGCGGGAGGCATGGCCGTCCTGTCTTGTGAGCCTTGGTTGTCTGGTTCTCCAGGCGGAAGCGCCGCGTCCATAGCGCCTGCGACCGAGGTCAAAGGGCACTGGCACGCCTGAGAGCTGACGCGGCCGTTCTCCCCAAACTGGGGCCTATCAAACGCCGTTGCTGATCCTGCCGCGCTACCGCTCTCGGGCTGACCCAATAGCTTCAGCGGCCTGGCGGCCTTTCCTCTGGTTCTCGAATCTCAGGGTGCCGGGCCCGATGGCTCCTGGTTTCCGCTGCGGCGCACTCGCGTGTCGTAACCGGGTCCGGCTCACTCCCGATTTCGGATCAGGGGACGGCCCCAGCCCCAAGTCCGGCTCGCAAGGGCATGGACGGGCCGGTCGGCGAGGCCGGCCGCCAATGACATGGATCAGGAGAAAAGCTTTGAGTGACCCCCACCTTCGCCGGCGTCTGCTTGGCACCTCGATGTTCGCGGGTGCCGCGATCGTCGCCGCTACCGCGCTGATGGCCTCTCCGGTCTCGGCCCAGGACGCACAGGTCGAGGACGACAGCCAGGTTGATGACATCGTCGTCACCGGCTCGCGCATCACGCGCCAGGACTATCAGGCCACCAGCCCGATCGTGACCGTCAACCAGGAAGATTTCCAGGCGACGGGCTCCGTGACGATCGACACCCTGGTCAACGACCTTCCGCAGTTCGTGCCCTCGGTCAATTCGACCTCGAACAATCCCTCGAACGGGGGCCAGGCCAACATCAACCTGCGCGGCCTGGGCACGCCCCGGACGCTGGTCCTGATGAACGGCCGTCGTGTTGTTCCCTCCAACTCGGACGGTACGGTCGACATCAACCTTCTTCCGACGCCGCTGATCCAGAACATCGAAGTGATTTCGGGTGGCGCGTCGGCTGCCTATGGCTCGGATGCCCTTGCCGGGGTGGCCAACTTTATCCTGAATGAGAACTTCGAGGGCGTTCAGTTCGACTCTCAGTATGGGGTGACCGACCGCAGCGACGGCGTGACCGAATCCTATGCCCTGACGCTGGGCGGGGAAATCGCCGAAGGCCGCGGCCATCTGGTCCTGTCCCTGGGACATTCCAGCCGCGACCAGGTTTTCAACCGCGATCGCGAGTTCTCTGCGATCTCGGGCCCGTCGGGGACATCGCCGCTGGGCAGCACGACGTTCGACTCGAACAATCTGCCGAACCTCACTCTGGTCCGCACCTATTTCAACGACGCGACCCTGACCAACACCGGGCAGTTTGGCTTCAACAACAATGGGTCGCTGTTCAGCTACGTCCGCACCCGGAATTTCCAGAGCCCGGGCGGCATTGACTACGATGGCTTCGCCAACCCGGGGGTCAGCGACTACGTCTATAACACCGGGCCGCTCAACCTGAACCAGCTGGGCCTTGACCGGTGGAACGCCTACGTCGGCGGTCGCTACGAAATCAACCGTGGTGCCGAAGTCTACGCAAACCTGCTGTTCACCGAATACAACTCGGCCAACGAGCTGGCGGCCAGCCCGGCTGCCGGAAACGTGCCCGCCACGGGCTTCCGCGTGCCGGTCACCAACCCTTTCATCACGGCTGACCTGCGCACCCTGCTGAACTCGCGCGCAAACCCGAACGGCTCGTTCCTTCTGAACAAGCGCTTCAATGCCCTCGGGGGTCGTCGCGCGTCCGAAAACTACAACGTCTATCAAAGCACCGTCGGCGTTCGCGGGGAGCTGGTGGGTCTTCGTGACTGGACCTACGATGTCTACGCCCAGTATGGCCGGGTCCTGCGTACGACGCTTCAGAGCGGCAACGTCTCGCGTTCGGCGGTGCAGCGCCTGCTCGACGCGCCGGACGGCGGCAATTCGCTCTGCGCGGGGGGCTTTGACTGGTACGGCGAAACCGAGCTTTCGGCGGCGTGCGTCAATTTCATCGGACGCACGGCGCAAAACCTGACCGAGCAGGAGCAGTCGGTGGTCGAAGGCTCGCTGCAGGGCAGCCTGTTCGAACTGCCGGCCGGCGACCTCCGCTTCGCAGGCGGTATCCAGTATCGTGAAGACGTCTTCGAGTTCCGTCCGGACGCCTCGCTGGCCCAGATCAACCCGATCGTGGTCCGCGCTGACGGCGGTTCCACGGGCGGTTCGGAAATCGCGGGCTTCAACCCGGGACAGCGGCTGGTCGGCGATACGAACTCTGTCGAGTATTTCCTTGAACTGCTGGTTCCGGTCCTGTCGGACCTGCCGTTCGTCCAGCAGCTTGACCTGAACCTCGGCTACCGGATCTCGGACTACTCGACGGTCGGCAAAGTCAGCGCCTACAAGGCTGATCTGGACTGGCAGGTTGTCGACTTCCTGCGGATCCGCGGCGGCGTCCAGCGCGCAGTGCGGGCTCCGTCGGTCGGCGAGCTGTTCGCCCCGATCAACACGAGCTTCCCCAGCGTGGGTGCGGCTTCGGCGACGGGCATTTCCGGCGATCCTTGCGATACACGTTCAAGCTTCCGCCTCGGCGCAAACGCCGCTCAGGTCCGTGCGCTCTGCCTGACGCAGGGCATCTCCGCCTCGGCGATCGACGCCTATGTGTTCACCAACAACCAGGTGCCGGGCATTACCGGTGGCAATCCGGACTTGACCGAGGAAACTTCGGACTCGTTCAACGCCGGGCTGGTGATCCAGTCGCCTTTCGACAATCCCTGGCTCGCAGGCCTGTCGGCCTCGATCGACTACTACAACATCGAAATCCAGGACGTCATCGGCACGATCGGCGCCTCGGCCCAGCTCCAGGGCTGTTTCAATGCGCGGGGTGAGAACCCGACCTACGATCCGAACAACGGCTACTGCCAGCTGTTCGTCCGCGATGCACTGTCGGGCAACATCAGCCAGGCCCGCGAGGTCAACGGCAACCTCGCGACCCTGAAGACGTCCGGCATCGATGCCCAGTTCGACTGGAATTTCGGTCTCGCCGACATCGGCGCGCCCGACTGGGGCGATCTGAACTTCAACCTCGTGCTGGGCTGGCTCGAGAACCGCGAACGTCAGGATGCTCCGGGAGGTCCGTTCACGAACCGGACCGGCACCATCGACAGCGTGTTCGGCAACACCTTCCCTGAGTGGAAGTCGCTGAGCTCGGTCAACTGGGCCTACGGTGCGTTCGGCCTGGGTGCCCGCTGGCGTCACGTCGGCGAGCTGACCCAGTTCGGTACAGCGATCGAGTTGGGGTCGGCCGACTACTTCGACCTGAACGGCAGCTGGGACCTGACCGACACGGTCAGTCTTCGCTTCACGGTGAACAACGTCACCGACGAGCAGCCGATCGTCTACTCTCCGGGCGTTCAGGCCAACACCGACCCGTCGACTTATGACACCCTTGGCCGCCGTTACTCGGTCGGCCTCACCGCACGCTTCTAGGCGTGTCGGAGTTCGGCGGGCGCACGGTCGTGCGCCCGCCGAATGGTCCTTTCACTGGACGCGACGAGGCGTTCGAGATCGGAGTCGCGCAGCGGCGTGTCGCTCCGGTAGCAGCCTCCATCACTCAGCGACCCTTGGCTCAGGCGCCGACGGATCCTTACGAAGGCCCGATGATCCAGCGTGACCAGGTTCTCGCGGTGATGCTGGCTGGATTGAGGTCGAAGTTTTCGGTGCCACCCGTCCGGTCAGCGGCGGCGTGAGCAGATCCGCCCCAAGACGCGGAGTCCTGGGCGAGAGGGTCGGCTTGTCGAAGACTTGGAGTGGGCCCCGGCGGGCCGCGGTTCAGAGCAGCCGGCCCGGGCTGCCAGGTCCGTACGAACGCCGAGCCGGCACGGCCACGGCACGGCTGCGGCTGAAGGTCTTTTGCGGCCCGAGGTCGTCGATGAGATCAGCCCGAGGACCAGGTCGTGCATGATCGGCAATGCGTGCTCAGGGGCTCACAAACGCCATGCTGTCCGCTGCAGGCAGAACCGGTCTCAGGCCAATCTTGCTGTTGACCAAGGCAAACAGGCGCTCGAATTCCTGCGGGCATGAGCCGATACCCCAGCCCGATGCGAAGGTCCCCTTTTCCAACCCCTCCTGGTAGACGCGACGGGCGCACAGGACGCCGATCAGCGGCAAATGGGTGGCTTGCAGCGCTTTCTTCGCCTTTCGGACCTGCGGCGCATCCTCACCAAACCGTTGCGGAGGGGCCTGGTTCAGCACGATCGCGCCGGGGCGATCAATCTGGTTGAGATGGCCGATGGCCTGGGCGGCCGCCGCGAGGTCGAGGAACGTGGGCCGGGCCACGACGAGCACATAGTCCGAAATGGTCAAAGCCACGCTGACGTCGGCTTCGGGGTGAGCCGGCGTATCGACGACGAGGATGTCGTACCCCTCGCGCTCGGCGGCCGCCTTGGTGGTGAACAGCTTGCCCGAGACCGTCGTACGGACGTCGAGGCCCGGCTGCGTGCGAGAATGCAGGTACGCCCAGCTGGAGCGCTGCGGGTCGGAATCGAGAAGAAGAACCCGCTTCCCGGAGCGCTGCCACGTCAGCGCCAGGGCCACCGCCACGGTGGTTTTCCCGGACCCGCCCTTGCGCGCCATGGTGCAGATCGTTTTCACTTGGATGGCCTCCCCTGAAGTCCACTTTGCCGCACGCGCCGTCGATGGCGATTTCGGAGGCGCACGCGGCGTACTGGTAATGAACTTTTCTGGGCACCGATCGCCAATATCCCCATGTCGGGTAAAAAACGGTGTCGGTTTAATCTTGGCGAAACGAAACTATTCTCGTGCCAAAGCAGCCAAAGCAAAAATCAAGTGATCGCTATGAACAATAAATGAGCGCATGCCACTTTGTTAACCATGTCTCGAGTGTTTAGGTATATATACCCGATTTGGGTATTCACTAACTTATTCCGGGTTTCGGTCATTCGACTGGTCCATTCAGTGCAATCCTGACGGTGAGTGTCCAGAATTGTGACACCCCAAGGTGAAGACCCAGAATGGATATACGCAATGTCTAGCCCCGCAGGATCAGGCCGCGGCCTTCAGCAAAGGCTGGGTGGTCTGACCCTCATGGCCGCCCTGATGGCGGCACCCGGTGCCGCTGGTGGCCAGGCTGCGATGCAGCCCGGGGCCGTTGCGCCGCAGGCGATCGCTCCGGACACCGTCCGTTGCCTGCAGCAGACCGGTACAGGCACCGGTTCGCGTCCTCGCATCGCCGTTGGGAACATCAGGGACTTGAGCGGCCGGGTGAGCCTCGAGTCCGGGGCCTTGCTGCCGCAGGGCGCATCGATGTTCGCGATCTCGGCCCTGCTGGAGATGGGCTATCCGGTCGTCGAGCGGTTCGACATGGCGATTGCCGAGATCGAGATAAACTACGCCCGCCAGCAGCTGCTGTCCGACACGCCGGAACTGGCAGGGCAGGTGCAGGACAACTATCGGCGTATCTATCCGGGTCAGATCGCCGGGTCGCGCTTCTATCTGACCGGTGCCCTGACCGAGCTGAATACCGGCGTGTCTTCGCTTTCCGGGGCGGCGTCCGCCACGGCGGTGTCGTCGGCGATCGCGTCGCTCTCGGCGAGCGGCGGCTATGAGCGGGCCAGCGTCGCCCTGGACCTGAGGCTCGTGGACACACTGTCCCAGGAAGTCGTCGGTTCCGCCACGGTTCGGCGGTCTCTTTCCAGCGGCAACCTCTCTGTCGGAGCGATCGGAGCGACGGCCCCCGTGGTCTCGGGCCAGGTCGCCTATGCCCGGTCATCGGAGGTCCAGTATGCGGTGCGCGGGATGGTGGAGGAGGCCGTCCGGGTTCTGGTGGGCGTTCTGGAGTCCTGCCCGACCCAGGGGGCCATCACGCCATGATACGCCCTGGATCAATGTCCGCGATCGGTCTGGTTGCCCTGCTGCTGGCAGGCTGCGCCACGTCGCCGTCGCTGACCACCTTCGAACGGGAATTCGCCCGGACCGGCAGGCAGACCGAAAGTCTGGCCCAGTGTCTCGCTGCATCGGCCGAGGCGACACGTCCGATCCTCGCCGTCGGATCGGTCGCAGACCTGACCGGACGCCAGACCTTCGCGACCGGGCGGGTCGTGACCCAGGGGGCCGGGCTGTTTCTGTCAGCCGATCTCGCCACCTTCGGTATCCGCCTCGCAGAGCGGCAGGACACCTCGGTCCTCGACAGCGAGACGAGGCTGCTGGTGTCCGACACGACGCCCGGCGAGACGGGCCGTATCGCTGGCAGCCGGTACTATGTCTCCGGCGCGATCGTGACGGCTGATCCCGCTGATGCGGCCGGCCTGCAGGGCCAGGCCATCGGCGGGGCCGGCGTGACCCTGAGCAGCACGGAGATGCGGCGCCGGGTCGTCGTCTCGATCCGGATCATCGACAGCCGCTCGCTGCTCATCGCGGCGGTGGGGACATACGAACGTATCGCCGTGTCGACCGATCAGAGCCTTTCGATCTCGGATCCGTCGTCGCTGGATGTGCTGAGGTTCGACGCGCGCCGCAGCGAGAACGACGGCCTCGACCTCGCGACGCGGCTGGCCATCCGGGAAGCCGCCCGGGATATTGCCGTCTGGCTGTCCGGGTCGGACGCCTGTGGCGGCTACAGTGCCGGCTTCCGGCCGGCCTCGCGGGAAGGGACACCTGTGACGCCCGTGGCGACGATCGCCGAACTCGTCCCGGCAGCGCCGTCGCCCACGGGGGATCCGGCCGAAAGGCTCGAGCAACTTGGGGCGGTTCCGGCACCCCGGCATTGGGAAGGACTGGGGGGGCGGACGCTGCGTCCCGGACCGTGGGTTCTGGAACGGCCGGCGACCCGGGCAGGCGCGCGCGTGCCCCGGATTGTGCTAGGCGCTGTCGGCGAGAATGCCGGAGCACCACGCGGCACCTGATCGCCCCCGGCTCCGCAACTTCGGGCATCGACTCGGTCCGGAGCAGAATGCCCATTTTGAGTAATACAGATTCGTATGTCAGGGGAATTCCATTACAGCGCGCTGTCCGTCTAACTAGTCGAGAAGCTAGGCATCCCGCCTTCAAGGAACCCCTTCACATGCGTATGTATGCTGCTGCTCTGATTGCCGCTGTATCTGTCTCTACCCCGGCAATGGCTTCGCAATATCAGACCTCGCCGGCTCCGGCTCAGTATAACGGCGGATCAAACGTTTCTGTTTTCTCCAACAATCACTACGCCTCGCCCACTGCCGTTATCGCCGGCGCGACGCAGGTCGCGGTCGGTACGACCGTCCAGGCCCTGAACCAGGTTTCCGCCTCGGCGCTCAATAACGGCTCCGCCGCCGTCAACACCGGTTCGGTCGCCCTGGTCGCGCCGATCAACGCCCTGAACGGTTCGGTCAGCGCCCTCAACGGTTCGCTGTCGGCCACCACGGGTAATCTGGCCGTGACCACGGGCTCGATCGCCGCGGCTGTGTCGCCCACGCTCAACACGACGATCGCTCCGGTCATCTCGACCCAGGGCCTGGGGACTGCCGCCGGTGCCATCGGCGTGGTCGGCAACGGCGCCGTGGGTGGCACCCTCGGGCTGCTCCGGAACCTGAACGTCAATGTCCTGAGCGGAAACCGCCCCGCCTCCGGCAAGAAGTACTAGGCCCTTCCGTCTCCTGATCGCGAGGGAACTTGCGATCAGGAGACCCTGGCAGGGTCGCTACCCAATGGGCGCGCGACGCGCACCTTTTTCCAGAGAGCTCCCGTCCTGATCCGGCCAGGTGGCCGATCGGGACGACAGGGCCCGGCCTCGATCTCAGGCCACGGGGTCGATCGCGGCCCGGACTTCGGGCTCGTTGGCACGGGGCTGGAGAAAACTTTCCCAGTTCCCACCTGCCGTATCGACCGATTTCTCGGCGATCGTCGTATGGATGCGCGTCGCCAGTTCCGCCATCTTCGGCGCGATGGATTTCACGCAGTCGCGAAGTCCCTCCCGCTTCATGGTTTCCGAGCTCACGAAGAACGAACGGGAGCCCTGCCGCTCCAGCAGCTTCTGCTCGACCAGTTCATGGACGTGACGGCGGACCGTTTCGTAGGGCAGGGCCAGATACTCGGAGATGCTGAGTACCGATACGGCACGCCTCAGGTCGTCCGGGAAGATGCCTCCTTCGGCTTCCGCTCGCAGCTGATTGCGATGGTTCAGGTGGCCAACGCTCGATCGGGCGGCACCGTAGAAGACCATCATCCGCGTGACGTCGCCGCCGAACGGTGCGGCGCAGATGGGAATGAAGCGTAGCAGTGCGTCTATCGTCTGAGCGTACACGTAACTGTCAAGCTCGGTTCGATCTGCCGTATCGGGCTCTGCGGTTGGGGCAATCATCATCATCGACGTTACGTATATCAGCGGTCTGGTAAACCTCTCGTGAAGGGCACGATCGGCATAGGCGCGGCCACGGTCGCCGTGGTCGCGGCCCTGTCCGTCGTGGGTGCATCACAGGGCTGGACGTTCGGCAACGACAGCGCGGACGTTGTGCAGAGCCTGCTCGTCCCGGACTCCATCAGGGTTTTCCTGACGGAAGCCCCTTCAATCGCGATCGGCTATCCTCCGTTCGGGACCATCCTGCTCTGCAGCCTCGGCGCCGGGGTCATGGCGGCGTCCGGATTGCTTCACGCCATCGCTGATTTCGTCGCTCGAAAGGTGCCGGGCGTCCTGATCACACCCGCGGTCTTCCTGATGGGACTGATCTGTCATCAGGTCTCCGACGCCCTCTATGTCGTCTACCTGCCGCTATGTGGCATGATCTTCCAGACCCGGGGACGCAATCCGGTGCTCGGGGTCATGCTGGGGTTCGCCGCCTTCTCCGGGGCGCTTTATGCCAGTCTTTTCCCGGGCCTGCAGGACATCGTCCTGCTGGGGATCACGGAACAGGCCGCGCGAGCGGCTGGCATTGCCGGGACCATTTCCCCCATGGCCAACATGTGGTTCTCATCCGCCAACGCCGTGGCGCTTACTCTGGTCGCGTGGGCCCTGGTGGACCGCGTGGTCCCTCGCTTCGCCGGTGCCTCCGACGAGGCGACCGCAGCGCCGGCCACGACCCGGGCCTTCGGCGACGGAGGGCTGCCGGATTCCCGCGGGCTGCTTGCGGCGGGTGCGGCTAGCCTTCTGGTTCTCGCAGGGTTCGCCCTCCTCGCCCTTGTTCCGGACGTCAGCCCGTTGCGGACGGATACGGCCGCCGGCATGGCCCGCTTCGAGCCGCTTTATAAATCCGGGGCCGCCATCATCACGCTGACCTCGGCCGCCGCCGGCACGGCGTACGGGTTCGCCTCCGGCCGCTGGCGTAAACTCCACCGCGTCGCCCAGGCGGTCGAAGCGTCGATGCGCGACCTCACGCCGTTCCTCCTGATGGCCATCTTCATCGCCTTCGTGGTCAAGGCTATCGATGTCTCCAACCTCGGGCGCCTCGCCGCGCACCATCTGGCGGAACTGGTCAGGGCCAGCGACTGGCATGAGAGCGCCATCGCTGCCTTGCTGATGGCCGTCACGGCCCTGGCGGATTTCCTGATGTTCTCCGCATCGGCCAAATGGACGGTCATCGCGCCGACCGTCCTGCCCGCCCTGGATCAGTCGGGGGTTTCTCCTGCCGTCGCGACCGCCGCCTTCCGCGTCGGCGATGCCGTCGTCAACGTCGTCAACCCGCTCCAGCCAGCCGCCGTTTATGCTCTGATCAGCGCCACCGCCTGGGACCGATCCCTGTCCATGGCCCGTCTGATGGGTCGAATGGCCGCCTTCGCCGCGTCATTCTTTGTAGTCGGATTGACGATGCTCATGATCTGGTCCGCGCTTGGTCTGCCCTTCGGACCGGGTTGATAGGTAGGTACTTTTAAGTATCCAGCGCCGGTTATTGGCCGGTCTCTTTATCCATCTCCCCAAAATGGGTAAATTGAACCGAGCATAAAGCAACGCGAGCCCCTGGATTCACGTGTCGTCAATGGCCCCTTGAGAAACCAGGGTATCGCCAGTCGACTGCGGATGTGCCTGTGCTCTCGTCTTTAGAAAAGATCCTTTTTCATGCCGACCACCTCCTCGCGGAGGCTCGAGCCGCCGGCGCTGGACCGGACGAAATCGACGACATGCTGGGTGAGATTACCCATCTGGAACGTCAGGCCCTCCGCTGCCGGATCACCAATCCCGCAGGCGCGGCGGCCAAGCTGAGGATTCTGTCGCGCCACCTTGCCGGCGACTGTGATCCGGTGGTCAGGGAGGCGGTCTTCGATCTCGCCCTCTGGGCCACCGGCACGGAAACGGACTCGACCGACGACGATTATCTGGACGTGGCGGCGTGACCGGGACCGGGATCTTCCCGGGCCTTTGCGGTGCCCGTGGCCCGTCGCCGAGAGAGGGCTCGGCTGCCGTCGAGTTCGCCCTGGTCGCGCCGGTCTTCATCGCGCTGCTGATGGGCGTTGCGGTATACGGCGGCTGGTTCTGGCTCGCCAACAGCGCGCAATCGCTGGCGACCGAAGCCGCCAGAGCCGCTATCGGGGGTCTGGACACCCCGGAGCGTGTGGCCTTGGCCAGCGAGTTCACCGCGGCCAACACGGCGGGTCTCGGTTTCGACCCCAAGACCGTGTCGACGGCCGTCGAGGCCACCGACACCCAGATCAACGTGACGATCTCGGTCGATATCCGGACTCATCCGCTGATGGCCCTGCGGGGCTTTCTGCCGGCACCGCCCGTCACCATCACGCGCACCGCCGTGGTCCGCACGGGGGGCTTCTGATGTTGCGCCCGTCGGGTTTCCGTCAAGACACACGGGGCGGCATCGCCGTGATGGCGGCCGCGGCCGGTAGCCTGATCTGCGCGCTGGCGGCCATCAGCATCGACGTCGCTTCTGTAGCCCTGTCCGGTCGCACGCTTCAGGGGGTCGCGGACCTCGCCGCCATGTCGGCGGCGGCGAATCTCGACGTGGCGGACCAGGCCGCGCAAGCGACTGTGTCGGCCAATCTGCGCGCCGCCACCGTAAAGACCGAACTCGGCGCCTATGTCGCCGACCCGGACATCGCGCCGTCCGGCCGCTTCAGCGTCCAGGCGGACTCCGCCAACGCCGCGCGGGTCACGGTCACCGCCACCGCACCGCTTTTCTTCGGCAAGATCGTTATCGGCAAGGATGAGGTCGTCCAGGTGCGCTCGGCGGTGGCTGCGGCCCGGATCGAACCGCCGCGGGCCATGTTCTCGATCGGGTCGCGTCTCGCAGCGGTCGATGGCGGGGTGGCGAACGCCGTCATCGGCGGGCTGACGGGCAGTTCCGTGTCGCTGACCGTGATGGACTACGACGCCCTGGCCTCCGCGCGCATCAACCTGCTCGGATTCTTCGACGCCCTGGCCACCGAGACGGGGGTCACGGTCGGCGACTACGAGACCCTTGTAAACACCACCGTCGATGCCGGGAGGATCGTGAAGGTTCTGGAGAGCTTGAGTACCGGCCAGGATGCGGCGGCGCTCAGGAAACTCCGGACGCCCGCCGCCAATGTCCGCGTCCGGATTGGTGACGTCATCGGGATCGAGGCCGATGCCGGGCGCGGTCTGGCGGAGGGGCTGGATGCCTCGGTCACCGCGCTTGATCTCGTCATGGCCACGCTCGAGACCGGGGGCAGTCGACAGGTGAAACTGGACCTCGCGGCCAACGCCCAGCTGGCCGGCGCGCAGGTCTTCCTGGCCATCGGCGAACGCCCCAATCGATCGCCCTGGCTGTCGGTGACGAAGACCGGCCAGCCGATCATCCGGACGGCGCAAGCCAGGGTGTTCATCAGGGCCAGAACAGCGAAAGCCCTGTCGGGCCTGGCCCAGGTCGATGTGCCGATCCTGCTCGAGCTGGCACCGGGCGAAGCCTATCTCCAGGCCATCGATTGCAAGACAGGGTCGGTCGATCTGGCCGTCAAGCCCGGCTTGCTGACCGCTCAGATCGGCGAAGTGGACGAACGCGATCTGAATGACTTCAAGACCGCCCTGAAACCGCGGGAGGCCACGCTGGTGTCGGCGCTGGGGCTGCTGTCGGTCAAGGCCAGTGGCAAGGTCCAGGCCACAGATGTCCGTCATCAGACAACCCGCTTTTCGGAGGCCGACATCGCGGCGGCGAGAAAACGAACGGTGACGTCCAGCAGTCTGGTCCAGGGCGCCATCAGCAGTCTTCTCGGCAGCGCCAGCCTGAACATCGAGGCGCTGGGTCTGGGTCTCAATGTCTCGAGACTCACCAGCGCCCTCAACCTGCTGCTGACGCCCATCGGCCCTCTACTCGACAGCACCCTGAACACCGTGCTCGGCGTTGCGGGCCTCAAGCTGGGCCAGGCCGACGTCACGGTTCACGGTCTGACCTGCCCCTCATCCGCGACACGCCCCGTGCTGGTCCGCTGACCCGGCCGGGGCGATCTACCCAGAACGAGCATGAGCCCCGCCACGCAAGGGCCGGGCTGCGGTAAACCGTGCCCGCTGCCCACCAGCGCTGACGATCCGGCGGCCATCCATGCGGGACCCAACCCCCGCGCGCCGCCGGGTCGTCACACCGGAACGCCAGATCCGGTTTCTTCGGGGCGATCCCGTCTGGACGCGTCCGGATCTGCCCGGGCCGGTATCCGGAACACCGTCTTCGTTTCGGGGTCGGCCCGCTTGCCTTTTTCCTCGATCAGGATCCACCCTCGTCGCCCTTTCGGCCATGTGAGGGGTTGTCACGCGCGGTCTGGAGCAAGATACCCGGGTGGGGGAAACGAATGAGCGACGGTCGGTTGAAGGGCTGGAAGCAGATCGCCGAGCATCTCGGCGTTTCTCCCGGCACGGCGATGCGCTGGTCCCGTCGACCCGGCTTCCCGGTTATTCGCGCGGGCGAGCACGGGTCTGTCTATGCGTTGCCGCAAGCGCTGGAGGCGTGGCTGGCCAATGCCGACGAGCGGCCTGACGATCCGGATCTCAATCCCGATGCCGAGGCTCCGGATGTTGCCGACAGGCCCGGGATCGAAGACCGGACCTGGCTGAGCGGACCGCTGCGGGCCGTCCGGGCCCGGCCGCGCGCTGTTCTGGGCGTGGCCGCGGGGCTTGCGATGGTGGCGATCCTCGCTGTGGCCGTGTCGCGGATCGAGACCGGGGGCCCCGCGCGCCCGGTCGCAGACGCGGCCCTGACCGCCAGCTATCTCGAGGCCCGGGCGGACTGGGCC
This DNA window, taken from Brevundimonas subvibrioides ATCC 15264, encodes the following:
- a CDS encoding TadG family pilus assembly protein produces the protein MLRPSGFRQDTRGGIAVMAAAAGSLICALAAISIDVASVALSGRTLQGVADLAAMSAAANLDVADQAAQATVSANLRAATVKTELGAYVADPDIAPSGRFSVQADSANAARVTVTATAPLFFGKIVIGKDEVVQVRSAVAAARIEPPRAMFSIGSRLAAVDGGVANAVIGGLTGSSVSLTVMDYDALASARINLLGFFDALATETGVTVGDYETLVNTTVDAGRIVKVLESLSTGQDAAALRKLRTPAANVRVRIGDVIGIEADAGRGLAEGLDASVTALDLVMATLETGGSRQVKLDLAANAQLAGAQVFLAIGERPNRSPWLSVTKTGQPIIRTAQARVFIRARTAKALSGLAQVDVPILLELAPGEAYLQAIDCKTGSVDLAVKPGLLTAQIGEVDERDLNDFKTALKPREATLVSALGLLSVKASGKVQATDVRHQTTRFSEADIAAARKRTVTSSSLVQGAISSLLGSASLNIEALGLGLNVSRLTSALNLLLTPIGPLLDSTLNTVLGVAGLKLGQADVTVHGLTCPSSATRPVLVR